In Salmo trutta chromosome 16, fSalTru1.1, whole genome shotgun sequence, a genomic segment contains:
- the LOC115150646 gene encoding Krueppel-like factor 15 yields the protein MIIDGVVRSVVLCSSLLCIWTVSMVSLSSRALVSDNDLFRESVSLVSLELEEGEGSEGRSEGDSFASGYSPDAGDMGARLSFSPGEEEEEEDDFTPIERDREKREEGMLQDPRLPDFSPRLPSPFSPTLEDIEEFLREKMELVREGVLFSSEPMEEPAPSPSSSMEQPLSSPGGHSDPGTSAALSPPTPQTPNIPHTHSPAAPCPSPSPSTPSMLLGAPLVLQVQSLPLAQPLPQTGSPPGASSGLRLAHLVLGLHGGQNFTLLASQVPSAPATLLNVASMDAGVPDQKYVKIAPLPITVRIAGGLAGATVVGGHSGGAVVKAVAPHKVNRPPPTETLRVHKCSHPGCEKMYTKSSHLKAHFRRHTGEKPYTCSWPDCGWRFSRSDELSRHRRSHSGVKPYECSLCEKKFARSDHLSKHTKVHRSPRPGKNIRTTV from the exons ATGATTATAGACG GTGTAGTGAGAAGCGTGGTTCTCTGCTCATCTCTCCTGTGTATCTGGACTGTATCAATGGTGTCGTTAAGCAGCAGAGCGCTGGTCTCTGATAATGACCTCTTTAGGGAAAGTGTTAGTCTGGTGTCCCTGGAGCttgaggagggagagggcagtGAGGGGAGGAGCGAGGGGGATAGCTTTGCCTCCGGTTACAGCCCAGATGCCGGGGACATGGGTGCTCGGCTCAGCTTCAGccctggagaggaggaagaggaggaggatgatttTACCCCCATAGAGCGGGATAGGGAGAAGCGAGAAGAAGGCATGCTGCAGGACCCCAGGCTGCCTGACTTCAGCCCCCGCCTGCCCTCGCCCTTCTCTCCCACCCTTGAGGACATCGAGGAGTTCCTCAGGGAGAAGAtggagctggtgagagagggGGTTCTCTTCTCTAGTGAACCCATGGAGGAGCCCGCTCCCTCCCCTTCCAGCTCCATGGAacaacctctctcctccccagggGGACATAGTGACCCAGGGACCAGCGCTGCCCTGTCACCCCCCACCCCACAAACCCCCAACATCCctcacacccacagcccagcagCCCCGTGCCCCTCCCCATCCCCTTCCACCCCCTCAATGCTCCTGGGAGCACCCTTGGTACTCCAGGTCCAGTCGCTGCCGCTGGCCCAGCCTCTCCCCCAGACAGGCTCTCCTCCTGGGGCGTCCAGTGGGCTGAGATTGGCCCACCTGGTCTTGGGGCTCCACGGAGGGCAGAACTTTACCTTGCTTGCCTCACAGGTGCCCTCTGCCCCAGCCACCCTTCTCAACGTAGCCAGCATGGACGCCGGAGTTCCAGACCAGAAGTACGTGAAGATTGCCCCTCTACCGATCACTGTGAGGATTGCCGGGGGGCTTGCTGGGGCAACGGTGGTTGGGGGTCACAGTGGAGGGGCCGTGGTGAAAGCCGTGGCCCCACATAAGGTGAACAGACCCCCTCCTACAGAGACGCTGAGGGTGCACAAGTGTTCTCATCCAGGCTGTGAGAAGATGTACACCAAGAGCAGCCATCTGAAGGCCCACTTCCGCAGACACACCGGAGAGAAGCCCTACACCTGCAGCTGGCCTGACTGTGGCTGGAG gtTCTCTCGTTCTGATGAGCTGTCTCGTCACCGGCGCTCCCACTCCGGGGTCAAGCCTTACGAGTGCTCTCTGTGTGAGAAGAAGTTTGCCCGCAGCGACCACctctccaaacacaccaaggtgCACCGCAGCCCCCGGCCTGGCAAAAACATCAGAACTACCGTCTGA
- the LOC115150645 gene encoding solute carrier family 45 member 3-like, whose amino-acid sequence MQGRVCQLLLVNALTCGLEVCMAAGTFYIPPLLLQAGMEERYMTMVLGVGPVLGLIFVPMIGLYSDSWRGRFGRRRPFIWLLCVGILLGLQVMPQASHLAALLYPQHPRWLERVLLAGSACLLEFSGQACFTPLEALISDLFPGEEESRRAFSVYSLMISLGGCLGYLLPALDWSHAPTAAYLGGQEAFIYALLTLIFLTCLLSTVFISEERYTRGGETTRKDVSVSSTLSRYCAHSLLPQPQCVRLAVGRSVSLCVSALPRMYSVCMHVPAVIRRLFVAELFSWMALMSFMLFYTDFMGVGLYRGVPNATPGTQERLRYDEGVRMASVGLFLQCLTSVVCSILMERWIVLLGTRAVYVSSVVLLALATAVMSFSTSVVMVTVMAAATGYTFCVLQVLPYTLLCLYHSDRQVFFSSSKSRPSHPGDSDDHIHSKPLLPPDSVHIHGNRYPEGVNLPGAPLLSSSTSPHVSLPLEREGEPIPLPQRGMCLDMAILDSAYLLSQVLPALCLGSIVQQSHSVSAYMASACSLSIMAMICSTGVVFTRSDLHKLTGSKDSAPTLTGLKS is encoded by the exons ATGCAGGGCCGTGTGTGTCAGCTGTTGCTGGTGAATGCTTTGACCTGTGGTCTGGAGGTGTGTATGGCTGCAGGGACCTTCTATATCCCCCCTCTACTGCTGCAGGCCGGCATGGAGGAACGCTACATGACCATGGTGCTGG gaGTGGGGCCAGTTCTGGGTTTGATCTTCGTGCCCATGATCGGTTTGTATAGTGACTCGTGGCGTGGACGTTTTGGTCGGCGGCGGCCATTCATCTGGCTCCTTTGCGTGGGGATTCTGCTGGGCCTGCAGGTGATGCCCCAGGCCTCTCACCTAGCTGCCTTGCTCTACCCGCAGCACCCCCGCTGGCTGGAGAGGGTCCTGCTGGCGGGGTCAGCCTGTCTGCTGGAGTTCTCTGGGCAG GCCTGTTTCACGCCGCTGGAAGCTCTGATCTCAGACTTGTtcccaggagaggaggagagcagaagGGCCTTCTCTGTCTACTCACTGATGATCAGCCTAGGAGGATGCCTGGG GTACCTGCTGCCAGCCCTGGACTGGAGCCATGCCCCGACAGCAGCCTACCTGGGCGGTCAGGAGGCCTTCATCTATGCCCTGCTCACCCTCATCTTCCTCACCTGCCTCCTCAGCACAGTCTTCATCTCAGAGGAAAGATACaccagagggggagagacaaCCAGGAAGGATGTTAGTGTTAGCTCCACCCTGAGCCGATACTGTGCACACTCCTTGCTGCCGCAGCCTCAGTGTGTGCGGCTGGCGGTGGGGCGGAGTGTGTCGCTGTGTGTGTCGGCGCTGCCAcgcatgtacagtgtgtgtatgcacgtgcCAGCAGTCATACGCAGGCTGTTTGTAGCCGAACTGTTCAGCTGGATGGCTCTGATGAGCTTCATGCTGTTCTACACAGATTTTATGGGAGTGGGGCTGTACCGTGGAGTACCCAACGCTACTCCTGGAACACAGGAGAGACTACGATACGATGAAG GTGTGCGCATGGCGAGTGTGGGTCTATTCCTGCAGTGCCTGACCTCAGTGGTCTGCTCCATCCTGATGGAGCGCTGGATAGTGTTGCTAGGCACCCGGGCTGTGTATGTTAGCAGTGTGGTCCTGCTAGCGTTAGCTACAGCTGTGATGAGTTTCTCAACGAGTGTAGTGATGGTCACTGTCATGGCCGCAGCTACTGGATATACCTTCTGTGTGCTGCAGGTCCTGCCCTACACCCTGCTGTGTCTGTACCACTCTGACAGACAG gtcttcTTCTCCAgttccaaatccagaccttctCACCCAGGAGATAGTGATGACCACATCCACTCCAAGCCCCTCCTTCCCCCTGACTCTGTCCATATCCATGGCAACAGGTATCCAGAGGGGGTCAATCTCCCCGGGGCCCCCCTTctttcctcctccacctccccccacGTGTCCCTTCccctggagagagaaggagagcccataCCCCTGCCTCAGAGAGGGATGTGTCTAGACATGGCTATCCTAGACAGTGCCTACCTGCTTTCACAG GTGCTGCCTGCTCTGTGTCTGGGCTCCATAGTGCAGCAGTCTCACAGTGTCAGTGCCTATATGGCCTCAGCCTGCTCCCTCAGCATCATGGCCATGATCTGCTCCACCGGTGTCGTCTTCACACGCAGTGACCTCCACAAGCTCACAGGGTCAAAGGACAGCGCTCCAACACTGACGGGGCTAAAGAGTTAA